A genomic window from Silene latifolia isolate original U9 population chromosome Y, ASM4854445v1, whole genome shotgun sequence includes:
- the LOC141631841 gene encoding uncharacterized protein LOC141631841: protein MLDDLLEKKVIQLPESKRPEQANKTNDPNYCRYHMLVSHPIEKCITLKEKIMQLSKEGKIILDLDDTFGSFEPVALRIQGSLPSLPPMSLEKKLPSRYNNKEKKHEDDDEATEDGDDKKKIEEGGPDDAILPQQSHSEKENKIVAALDALPTNMEWKQIFHLPKEKRKLIIRGLEKPELYAGKMKDKIEPPEQSIGCVSCNAALSFSDEDLLLGSKPNNRPLYVSGYIRGQKVKCILIDGGSGVNLMPKATMNELRTTMDELSSSRIMIHGFNLNGERTVGMIRMNLTMGDLSSDTLFHVMDGKTSFKLLLGRPWKHENGVVASTLHQFLKYYRGGERKIDGDAKPFSKVDSFFADAKFFEENGTSSEFMPTTISSTGKGGKREKNIIKEDGAASTAKENDVKDVDKSRRKDGESPFAECLTPKIEPKDKKSSQVIKQEWVAKVVTPLPSSSQTKIVRPPPNGFVCSSRQSSSEENKGIFDSNAYKLLAKAGYDFKNPTPLGKVIKVESCGLNKAQHEVFKQDGSFMVTRAGLGYESPAPVKIGARRKEATASSQHITVEKVEENEEGEEKMHPSSVFYRISPPVEKCRPSIFTRLGRPSASTKHISVFARLGNQGESKVKVSTPSLRIYKKGAIHERLGGPSKIVFSRLGALKRNSSEGHPLSTSATQNEEEVRVSDDLRSGIPSRMKRMQVVDIIQHEPLKARRRVLVLTGQQKNTKELLPSSSRPCDARKSNPRPIYISALLTKEEQEEYYKLLVEYKDVFAWSYKEIPGLSPKIAVHRLAIKKGTSPKKQPQRRFRPELVPEIEKEVNKLIESGFIRGVKYSTWIANIVPIEKEEWTIAHMSTSRDLIDACPKDDFTLPILS from the exons ATGCTCGATGACCTCCTAGAAAAGAAGGTTATACAATTGCCAGAGTCCAAGCGCCCTGAGCAAGCAAACAAGACAAATGATCCCAATTACTGTCGTTATCACATGTTGGTGAGTCATCCTATTGAAAAGTGTATAACACTCAAGGAGAAGATCATGCAGCTCTCCAAGGAAGGgaagatcattcttgacttggatgACACA TTCGGAAGTTTTGAGCCTGTGGCATTACGAATCCAAGGGTCATTGCCGTCACTACCTCCGATGTCATTGGAAAAAAAACTACCTTCTCGGTATAACAATAAGGAGAAGAagcatgaagatgacgatgaag CTACGGAAGATGGTGATGATAAAAAGAAGATAGAGGAAGGAGGCCCAGATGATGCGATATTGCCACAACAGTCGCATTCTGAAAAGGAGAACAAAATAGTGGCTGCTCTTGACGCCCTTCCTACAAACATGGAATGGAAACAAATCTTTCATCTACCTAAAGAGAAGCGTAAGCTGATAATTCGAGGACTTGAGAAGCCTGAGTTGTATGCGGGCAAGATGAAAGACAAAATTGAGCCTCCTGAGCAATCAATTGGATGTGTCTCCTGTAATGCAGCCTTgagtttttcagatgaggatttacttCTTGGATCCAAGCCTAACAACAGGCCACTTTATGTGTCTGGGTACATCCGGGGGCAAAAGGTCAAGTGCATTTTAATAGATGGAGGCTCAGGAGTTAATCTCATGCCAAAAGCTACCATGAACGAATTACGGACCACGATGGACGAACTCTCTAGTAGTCGAATAatgattcatggtttcaacttgaatgggGAGCGCACTGTTGGCATGATCCGCATGAACCTTACCATGGGTGATCTTTCTTCCGACACATTGTTCCATGTCATGGATGGTAAGACATCGTTCAAACTATTGCTGGGACGACCTTGGAAGCACGAGAATGGAGTTGTTGCTTCAACCCTCCATCAATTTTTGAAATATTATCGTGGTGGCGAAAGGAAAATAGACGGAGACGCCAAACCCTTCTCTAAGGTCGACTCTTTCTTCGCTGATGCAAAATTCTTTGAAGAGAATGGTACTTCTAGTGAGttcatgccaaccaccatctcttcaaCAGGAAAAGGAGGTAAGCGGGAAAAGAACATCATCAAAGAAGATGGAGCTGCAAGTACTGCTAAAGAAAATGATGTTAAAGATGTAGACAAG TCTCGCCGCAAAGATGGAGAGAGTCCTTTTGCAGAGTGTCTAACACCAAAGATAGAGCCTAAGGATAAAAAGTCAAGCCAGGTGATCAAGCAGGAATGGGTGGCCAAAGTCGTTACACCTCTGCCAAGTTCATCTCAAACAAAGATTGTGAGACCTCCTCCAAATGGTTTTGTCTGCTCATCCAGACAGTCATCAAGTGAAGAAAACAAGGGGATAtttgattccaatgcttacaagctGCTAGCGAAGGCTGGATATGACTTTAAAAATCCGACTCCTCTCGGCAAAGTTATAAAAGTTGAGTCGTGCGGTCTTAACAAAGCACAACATGAAGTATTTAAGCAAGATGGGAGCTTCATGGTGACCagggccgggctcggatatgagtCTCCTGCGCCTGTGAAGATTGGTGCTCGTAGAAAAGAGGCTACTGCGTCTTCTCAGCACATTACAGTAGAAAAGGTCGAGGAAAATGAAGAAGGAGAGGAAAAGATGCATCCATCTTCAGTCTTCTATCGAATAAGTCCACCTGTAGAGAAGTGTCGTCCTTCTATATTTACAAGGTTAGGGAGACCAAGTGCTTCAACCAAACACATTTCTGTCTTTGCTAGGCTTGGCAATCAAGGAGAAAGTAAGGTCAAAGTGTCAACACCTTCGTTGCGCATATACAAGAAGGGCGCAATACATGAACGCTTGGGCGGTCCATCAAAAATAGTCTTCAGTCGACTAGGGGCTCTCAAGAGGAATAGTAGTGAGGGTCATCCTCTCTCAACTTCTGCAacacaaaatgaagaagaagtaagAGTAAGCGATGACTTGAGAAGCGGAATACCATCTCGCATGAAGCGTATGCAAGTAGTGGATATCATCCAGCATGAGCCACTCAAAGCAAGGAGGCGCGTACTAGTTCTTACTGGTCAGCAAAAGAATACCAAAGAGCTTTTGCCTTCATCTTCACGTCCCTGTGATGCAAGGAAGTCAA ATCCTCGCCCCATTTATATTAGTGCTCTGCTGACTAAAGAAGAACAAGAGGAGTACTACAAGTTGTTGGTCGAGTACAAGGATGTCTTCGCTTGGAGCTATAAAGAGATACCTGGACTCAGCCCAAAAATTGCAGTTCATCGTCTAGCAATCAAGAAAGGCACCAGTCCCAAAAAGCAACCTCAACGTCGTTTCAGGCCGGAGCTTGTACCTGAAATTGAAAAGGAAGTCAATAAACTAATTGAATCAGGTTTCATTCGAGGAGTCAAATATTCTACCTGGATAGCAAACATTGTCCCGATCGAGAAAGAAGAATGGACAATCGCGCATATGTCGACTTCGAGAGACCTTATTGATGCATGCCCGAAGGATGACTTCACTTTGCCGATTCTGAGTTGA